GGCCGGCCGGCAGCACGCGGTTTTCGATGCGCACGTGGGCGACGCCTTCGGCCACGCCGTAGCAGACCCGGTTCCAGCGCCACACGGTGCCGCCGTGCAGGTTGAGGGCGGCGAGGGTGGGCGGACCTTCGCCGGGCGGCTCGACGTCGTCGACCAGGACGATCGGGAAGCGCGCGACGGAGTCGCGGAAGAGCTCTACCGGATCCTGCAGCCAGTCGCTGCCGAAGGTCACCCGCGGGTGTTTGCCGCGCATGCGCTCGGCCTCGGAGCGGGCGTCGACGGAGCGCTCGAAGAGGGCGACCCGGGTCTCGTGCCACAGCCGCTGCCCGAAGACCACCGGCGAGTTGGCGGCCGCCGCCACCATCGGCGCGGAGACGAGTTGGGCCAGGTTGTAGAGGGCCGGCAGGTTGTCGATATCGCTCTGGAGGTGGAGCTGGAGGCTGGTGTTGGCCGACTCGAACATGACGTTGTCGGGCTTCAACTCCAGCAGATCTTTGCCGCGGATGAACACCGAGAAGGCCTCGCCGCGCAGCTTGACCAGCGCGTCGTTGAGCTGCCGGTAGCGCGGCTTCGGGGTCATGTTGTGGAGGCCTAGATCCTCGATCCGCAGGCTGGGGAGAATGCCCGTCAAGAGGGGATCGGCATCCACCGCCGAGGCCGCCCGGGAGACCTTGTCCATCACCTCGTCGAGTTCCGTTTCGATCGAGCGCAGAAAACTCCCGCCGAGGAGCCGCGGGGGCAGATTGGCCTCCAGGTTGAAGAGGGCGAGCTCGGTAGTGAGGCGATCGTCGGAGGCCTGTTCGAGAACCTCTAGCGCCTTGGGCGCCGGCCGACCGTCGGCGCCGATCAGGAACATCTCCTGCTCCAAGCCCACCCGCTGGATACCCGACTCGATGCCGCCGGCGGCGATCCATTCCTCGAGGGCGCGCACCTCCTCCAGCATCGCCCGGGTAAAGGCTCGGACCCGCTGGTCGTCGATCTGTTCACTGACTTCATGCCGCCCCATACCGGCTCCTTCACGGTCGGTCTCTTCGTCCCGATGGTGTGCCGCTCGCCTCGGTGAGGCTCCCGGGAGCTGAATCAGATCATGGCACTCCGAGCATGAAGGGGGGCAAGTCGCCGGATCGACACCCTTTCGGATGGGTTACCGAGCCACCCGAAGGGGTAGGTTGAAGGCCGGGCATCGAGAAGCGAGCGGCACGTCACCCCAAAGAAAAACCGGAAGCCCCGTGGGGGACTCCCGGTCGCGACCTACGGACTGGAACCTACCGGCGAGTTCAGTTCGCGCGGTGGCGGATCCAGTACTTCATCAGCGGCAGCGAACAACCATAGCGGCGCTGGATGCGCTCGAACCACGCCGGCAGGTTGACGCTCTCGATGATCTGCTCGCAAGAGCAGCCGGCGGTGTCCGCCAGGGTGAACGGGTGCCATGGGCTCGGACCCACGCCGTGCCCCGGACGGTAGGTGTCGAAGGTGCCGTCGGCGTCCACCAGGGCGAAGCGCCAGGGCAGCAGGAAGCGCGTCGGCACATCCTCCGGCACCACCGTGTCGGCGCACAGGTCGTCGGCGTCGTCAATACCGTCGAAGTCGCTGTCGGAACTCGCCATCACGTACAGCACGAAGCCGTCGTGATCGGACGAGCGCAGCGCCGTCAGCGGGTCGTCGATCAGGATCCGAGCCGCATCGGAGTTGCCGCGGCCGTACTCCATGCCGGTGACCAAGGCGGCCAGGGCTTGGGAGGTCAAGGCGTGGTCGAGGGCCTGGGCGGTACCCCGGAAGTTGAAGGAGTAGCGGTCGTCCGCCGGCACCGTGAAGGTCTCCTTCACCAGATCCGGGTTGACCAGATCCGGCCCGGAGCGCTCGTTGTCCGCCGGGTTGAAGTCGCCGGCCATCTGGCCGGTGACATCTACATAGCCGTCGGTGAACTCGAAGGCGTTGAAGTCGCCGACCACCGCCAGGTGGATGTTCGGATCCACCGTCTGGAGATCCTGCACCAACTGGGCGACGAACTGCGCCTGCTCCAGGCGCTTCTGGCGCACCCGGTTGCCGTTCGAGCCGGTGTCGTCGATACCGCCCAGGGAGCGGCCGTGGAGACCCAGCACGGCGATCGGGAAGGCTCCGCCGCCACCGATGTAGTCACCTTCCAGGAGGAGCGGCGGCCGGTCGTTCAAGAGCGAGCCATCGACGGAGAGGATCTCCGCGGCGCCGAACTGGGTAACGGCGTTCACCACCACCGTGTCGCGCACCAGGAAGCCGACGTCGATGCCGCCAACGTCGTTGCCCTCGACCAGGTAGGCCGAGTAGGAGACCGCCGGGTCCGCCGCCAGGATGTTGGCGGCGAGATCCTCCAGCACTCCGAGCTTCTCGACTTCCTGCGCCGCCAGGATGTCCGGCGAGTCGAGGACGTCGACGATGTAGAGGGACAACTTGTCGAGGCGGCGCTGGTAGTCGGCGGTAGAGGCCACCGCGCCGTCGTCCTCGCTGCCCGGATCGTCCACGTCGTCGAAGAGGCGGAACATGTTCAAGGAGCCGATGGTCATCTCGCCGGCCTGGCGCGGCGACACCGCCCGCGGGATCACCGCCTCGGTGACGGTGAGAGACGTCGGCCAGATCTCGTAGCCGCCGAACTCGAAGCCCAGGACGCCGACGGCGTCGAAGGTGGAGCCGGCGGGAATCGCCGCGTTGGGCAAACCCAGGCGGTCCGGATCGAGTTCGAAGACCTCCGGATTGCCGTCCCACACGGGCAGCCCCGGTAGCCCCGGGAACTCGATGCCCGGCTCGCGGAAGGCCCGGTTCGGACCGGCCACGATGTGGACCTCGGCCAGCGGATCCGGACCGAAGCTCTGGTTGGGGCCGCTCACCCGGCCGCCGGTGACGGACACCAGCATGCCTTCGAACCGCTCCAGTTCGGTGACCGGCACCGGCGGCGTGGGCGACGGGGTCGTACCGTCGAGCACCGAAATCGCCGGCAGCGGATCGCCGGCAGCGGTGACGGTGACGGACGGGGCGGTGATCTCGGTGAAGTCGAAGAACTCGGTCACCTCACCGGTGACATCCACCCGATCGCCCACCACCACCGTCGGCGGCGCCGAAGTGAAGACGAAGATGCCGTTCGAGGTCTCCGGATCGGCATCCGCCCGGGCGTCCGGCGTCTGGATGAAGAAGCCGTCGGCGGCCAGCGCCGTCACCACGTTGTCGACGGTGGTGACCGTCTGGCCGGCAAACGGCGTCGCCAGGCCATTGCCCTGGAGCTCGAAGATTTCGAGCACCTGCGGCGGCACGTTGGAGGCGCCCGGGGTTGGGGCCTGGGCCACGTAGACGCTGGTATCGAAGGGCGCGCCGCCGTCCGGCACCCGCGAGTTGGACT
This window of the Acidobacteriota bacterium genome carries:
- a CDS encoding CBS domain-containing protein, which produces MGRHEVSEQIDDQRVRAFTRAMLEEVRALEEWIAAGGIESGIQRVGLEQEMFLIGADGRPAPKALEVLEQASDDRLTTELALFNLEANLPPRLLGGSFLRSIETELDEVMDKVSRAASAVDADPLLTGILPSLRIEDLGLHNMTPKPRYRQLNDALVKLRGEAFSVFIRGKDLLELKPDNVMFESANTSLQLHLQSDIDNLPALYNLAQLVSAPMVAAAANSPVVFGQRLWHETRVALFERSVDARSEAERMRGKHPRVTFGSDWLQDPVELFRDSVARFPIVLVDDVEPPGEGPPTLAALNLHGGTVWRWNRVCYGVAEGVAHVRIENRVLPAGPTVLDEMANAALFYGLMHAMAPDAHSIPERLPFDKAHGNFVRAARDGLGAEFAWFDERRVRARDLLLEELIPLASQGLADLSVPREDIDRYLGTLEERVQADRNGARWLHEAYSRPSVPTLAICRVLHRHQESGEPVHRWPAPPEQKSAYCVADVMTRDVFTVRPEDVVDLAAALMTWKHFRHVPVESSDGRLVGLLSHRALLLLQERRGGEGSEAVEEVMDRDPLKVPPDLPLGDAIRRVLGSLTGCLLVVENDRLIGIATERDLLRAALKVMDRGAARRLRQ